gaaaaaataaattgagtTCGATAGCTTGCTGATGTGTGGTGGTCTTAACTCTAAAGCATATCTTCCAGAATTACCACCACCATggggaagaaacaaagaaaaaaaaaagagagagaaggttCAGTGGTAACATATTATGGCAATAAAGTAGTTGGTAACCAGAAGAAACAAATATCCACATTCAATATTTTATTTCCATTGAAGTCTTTTACCTATATTCCACTCTAAAGAATGCCTTCCAAAATTaccacaaaagaaaaaaaaaaaaaaacccttcaaTGAAGAAAGAGATGGAAGTATAAAACACCAcataaataaatgttaaaaagCTGGCACATGATGGTTACAGACTTACAGGAACAATACACATTTCATATCAAGATGCAGTGCCTTAAGACTTTTAtcaaaatctacaactacaaagccACTAGGCAAACTCTCATTCCAAACTCTACTATCATACTGCAAGAATCATTCAATGAATAATAATTGATGTATCATCATATGTTCTCTAAAGTAGTagctttcatatatatatataaacccttAATTAGTATCCGATTCCAGATTCTATCTATCACACTCTGAAGAACCCATATCCAGCTGACCCAAACAGAAGAGGGAATGAATGCAACAAAATCCAATGCATTCCATTCTTAGAAGCACATTATAACAATAGCTCTCAACTCAATGGAACATAAGACTCTGCATTGTAATAACTATAACTACCACATTACCATGTACGTATATAAATCTACATACATATGCATTGTTCCAAAATTAAACAAGAATAGGAAATGCATCCTAATAAGAAATTGGAAAAATGTAAGAAGGGGAATGCATGCGTACCAAAGACCCTCTCGGAGATCTCAAGGAGTCCATCCGGCGGCTGCCGGTAGAAGAACCTTTTGAACAGCGACATCCAAACCGATCAAAATTCCAATCCCTTAATCCAAGATCAATACTCTCGCATTCGAAATGAATCGATGATACAAATTAATCAACCCGTACAGAAAGAAAGTGATTATATTAATTATTGCCAACAAATTCtagagaaatataaatatatgtatttgtaAGTAAAAAATGGGGGTAATGGAAATGGTGAGagatgataaataataattagaatAATAGAGGAGGGAATTGAAGAAGGGTAGTGTTGTAGTGGAAAGGAGAATAATGATGATAtgagtgagaagaagaagaagaagaagaaataatttTCTTATATAGTTATCGTATTACAACAAATAATTACGTTTCTACTTATATCACTTACACATAACACATCCATTCAAATAATCACTTTATTCATTGTGTCACTTTCAAATCACTTCCTTTCCTTACGGAAAACATGCATGTCCATCACTTTATCCATATACTCCTAtatcatatattcatatgtatattctaACCCTCGTCAACATTACTAGCTATCGTGGTGATTAATAATTTCTTCCTAATGTAGCTTCCCTTAATATAAATTCAATAGAAATAACACCTCATATTTCTAACCATACTTTTAGCTTTGTACTCTATACTATATAACTTTATTTCACAAAAAAGTTGCACATAGGAAATTAAaactgcatatatatatatacacacacacacatatatatatatacacacaaaagAATGTAAACAAATATTTCACAATGcatctaatataataaaaattctcatataattatttttatataaaattgatactTAAGAAtcgataaataataatttagttaaatataataaattatctaataatttttaactattaactttataaaaaaataatttagttcaCTAATCTAGTGTCAAAAATTCGAATCCCATCTTATACATATATCATCTTATTGATGGCCTATGATATTTATTATTGCCTATaaatctttctttctttcatgatGAAACTATAAAGAGTATCTATAATCTAATCATGGGTTTATCACCAAATTATATCCCTCTATAATTACAAATAAATAACAAAGAATATGATAGAAGTTGGTAAAGTCACAAAATTACAATTATATTGTGAAATGTTGGGGAAGAATACATAATCGAAgttcaataataaattaaaatagacatATTCGACTTCTCAACCCTAAGGTCCTTAATGTATATTTTTTGAGTAAATGGACAAATTAGTCCTTGAAAGTTACTCACTTTTTAAATTGGTCTtcattgaaagattttttttaatcgaattcgttctttaaagattttaaattagtcatgttagtccTTACGTCATTTTATTTGTTGATAGTATCAAAATTTGCTAATGTAACATTTTAAGTGACACTCCAACATACACATAagagtcttaattgactattaacatgattagtttatgaaattatatcaaattaaccGTAAATTAAGGGATTTCAATGCCTCAAGTTCTCTCcttaattaggttttgatttgatctaattttataaactaatcatgttaatagtcaattatgACTCCTAGATGTATGTTGGGGTGTCACTTAATGTGTTACATTAATAATTTTTGACACTATCAACAAATAAAGTGACGGAAGGattaacatgactaatttaaaatctttaaaagacgaattcgattaaaaaaatctttcgatgaccaatttaaaaaatgaataatcttttagagactaatttgactatttactctatattttttcatttatattatagtatttactaatattatcattaaaaaaatattggcTAACAATAGGTATGAAAAACATaatattgaaaaggaaaaaaaaaggaccAAAAATACAAAAGCTGAAACACACATTATTATAAAAACATACGTCTATATACTTTGTAGTATGTAGTAATTAAATGGTACAGAGTTTAGGAAGTTATTACCTAATATATGTTtagcaaactaaaaaaaaaaagttgtgattAACAATCGAATTCTTTCAATACTTGTATCAAATATTAATAAGAATGAAGAAAAAAGGAATAAGTAATATGATATTATATGAAAATAGGATATAAAGAAGGGCTGTGAAGTAAATGTAGATTTATATGAaaactataaaataataaaaagaaataagtataaaaaaatgatgaattatgttttattatttaatttatacatattaaaaaaaataacattaacatTAAAATCATTTAGTATCGTATATAAAAGTAAAGAGCAAGATAATATGAAAagtatagaataattaaaaaaaattgatttaagaatgagaaaaaaaatgaaagagaataTGCTAGGTTGTTGTAATGttatatataataatcataagaaaGAGTGAGTATAAAAGAGGACGAATTATGTTTATACCTAATAATAAAGAGAAATTATATGAACATAATGAAGACATGTAGCATTccatataaaagtaaaaaataagagaatatgaaAATTAtagaataacttaaaaaaaatatcatgagagtgagaagaaaaatgaaaaaaattctaAACTATAATAATAAGACACATAAGAAGTagagataaaatatttaaaagtaattCAATTAGATAAGTAGTaggtaaattttttaattttattttttatgactcatgataatactatatatttttaataatgttacaactaaatgatattaaaaaaatataaataatcgaaagaaaaaagaagtaatACTTGGATGatataattaatgaatacaattaaactaaaaatagaaaaactaaaaagaaattgTAAAAGACATgatatataattgaaattaacattcaattttctaattttatttttcatgactCACGATAATACcatatatttttaacatattacaactaaatgatattaaaaaatataaattattgaaataaaaaaataatatatagatgAGATAACTAATGAATAcaattatacaaaaaatttaaaaaataaaaaattgtaaagcTATAGTATTTTAGGAATATATTACCTAATACATATGtttatcaaagtaaaaaaaaaaattgtggccATTAACCGAAATCTTCAAATACTTGTGCAAAATATTAgtaagaatagaggaaaaagaatAAGTGACATGATATTATGTGAAAAGTGGAGATAAAAAAGATGTATGAAGTAAATgttgatttatataaaaaatataagaaggAATAAGTATGAAAGAAGATGACGAATTATGTTTTATTACTTAATTTATacttattaaagaaaaataacattaatattaAAACCATATAATATcttatataaaagtaaaaaaaatgaaaaagaattctAAGTTGTAACACTATATAATAATCTTAAGAAAGAGTGAGTATAAAAGAGGATGAATTATGTTTATAGCTaataaagagaaataatattaACATTGAAGACATATAGTACCTTATATAAAAGTAGAAAGTAGGAGAATATGAAATTATAGAGtaacttaaagaaaaataaatgtcaTGAGAGTGAgaaggaaaatgaaaaaaaaaatcttaagctATAATAATGAGGCACGTGAGAAGTagaaataaaatagttaaaaataattcaattagaAACAAAAGAATTAAAAGTAATTTAAGTCAAGTCTTCTTTTTCATAGTTGGTTGAGTCATTATcattttttctttacttttttcctAATAAATACAATTACTTAGTTACTTACTATATATATTTAGCAAAAGTGGtaggaaagaaaaaagagatgagATTATGTGAGGAGGGATAAAAAAAGTGTGTAAAGTGAATGTTTGATTTATATAGTAATATAAAAAAGAGTAAATATAAAATGTGAAAATGAATTAGAATTTAACTCAATTTATacctattaaaaagaatttattatCATTGAAAGAATATAGTAACCTATATAAAAtcaaagaataaaagaatataaaaaataatatttaaaaaatcctaTAAACATTGaaaccatagaataatttatataaaattaaagaataagagaatatgaaaaataatattaaacaaatCCTATAATATTAAAAAGgtattataaaaaatagtaatagATGTTTTTATTCTTTGTAACGTTTGATCACTTTAATGGTTAAAAATAGTAGAATCTTAAAAAGGAATAgtataattctaaaaaattaagaatGAATCTAAAACCACTTAAAATTGATGTAAAATCATGTTAGAAacctaagaaaataaaaatgaatatggAACTacctttaacttttttttaatatattactaatagataaatagatattgataaGTCACTCACTACTGAATTCGCCACTCTTATAGTAATAGGTTGGTTAACATTCTTATATTTTACAAGAATGTCCATCTTTTAACTTCAACTATGATGATTTAAGTAACGGAGAATATTTACTGAAGTAGAGACTTAGTGATAGTAGTAATAGTAAGAAAAGAATAGCTATGACTACTAGTAATAAATCTGGCAAAAAGACATGAACTTAACTTAAACTTTACTTCTAATATTACAAATTTGAATCTTAGAATAATCAGTAATCACTTCAAAAAAATGCTTTACCTAACTAGTAACTACCATTACATATATAGCAAATATAAGGATCAAACAAATAAATGGTGAGGCAGTCCTTAATGCCAAAGACACCACAGAAGCTTCTCTCAAAAGTAAACCACATCAAGGATTCCCAACAAAGATTTGCACAAATAATGGCAAACATCAACTAGTAAGCTCTAATGAATAGAGAATATGCATGTAcaatataaaagaataaaaaactacATCAATCATATAAACATCTTTCTCCTTTGTCATTTTATTTTCAATAACTTGGAGTCTCTTCATCAGGTAATATCACAGTTAGAAGAGAATATTTCACTTTGAGTGATATTTTACCCTTCTCCACTAGAAGCCTTGCACCAGACACAACCCAGTATCCAGGGGGGTCTTGTGGCCCTCTTGTCATTTCTGTTGTGTCAACAAACTTCAGAAGCTTTGGCATCTGCGTAGGCACTGGAGGGCCGCCAGGATACAATGCAGAGTTAACTATTACATCAGACGGTCGTGGTGGCGCCGGCTTTTGCACGGTTGAGAAATGAGTACTGATCAAAGTAGAGACTATTCCGGATTTCTGATTCAAACCAGGAGATCCTTCCCACTCTGGAGCTTTCACGCGCGTTGCTCCGATAACTCTAGAGAAATGGAGCTTTAGGAACAGAACTTTCTTCAAACCAGTCTCTCTAACTTCTAAATGTGCTCCGGTCACTACCGAATTGTCTTCATAGGATTCGACAGGGGCCGTGCAAACATGCGAGAAACTCTTCCACTGGACCTTCTCATAGTACTTGCGTTCCGCAGAGTGATCGGATACATTCCCATCGAGATCATCTTGAAGTTGGAAGGTCTTTGGCATGGAGGAAAGGTGCTGCAAGTGGATAGCCAAGTGGTTGCTTCTCTTTCCTTCTAAATACAATCTAAGGCCTGTCACAGGCTTCTTGCCAACATCAACCTGCATGATGCAAAATTCAAAGCTTTTCAAACTAACCACATTAATCCAAGAACGCACAAAACCTGAGACTTGCCACCATCTCAAtataatagaaataaattttatacaAGGGTTTTGCCAATTCCTTTACATAAATATAGGGCCTTTATTCCTGAGATTTTCTCTAGGCAGTGCTACAAGGGGgaaaaaaaacaacaaataattttttatatatttaactaTTGTACCGCTGAAGTGCTATGTATATGTAAATTCAGTCAATTTGTAAATAAATGGCCACACCATGGCCTCCAACTTCAGTTTACATTATCTTTAATTCAGAGGTCTTAATTTGAAAATTATAAGAAAATTCCATGATCCTAATTTGACTAATCTTAAAGACATATGGAACAGGTGTTCATCTGGCTCTACTAGCAAATTGACAGGCACGTTATGCCTAGTTTTCAAATGTTTCTAATATTAAAAAACATGCACTTAATCTGAAGCagcaatttaaataaaagaatcaaTTCAAAAACTAATTCCAAATAACTATGCAGCAATAGTAACATGGTAGGAGAGGAGGTGGTTCCACATGCATGTGTTTAAGATGGAACTCTCAAGTAAAGTATGAGTGAATTGGAAACTAAAAATTGTAACCACTATGTTTGGTAAGTGTCTTGGGatagtaaaacaaacaagtaCTAAAATAGATACAAGCCAGAAAAGTTGTGTTTCTGTGTCTACCGAAAATAGTCGTATTACAGTTTACAAATAGTTATATAGTAGTAAAGAAGATAAACAAGTAATAACCATAGATGACAGACAATAACTCATTGTGAGATAATCCCATGAAGACATCTTCACATGAAGATGTCATTTTGAACCGTTAGGTAATTCAGCCAAACATGTCAAACCATCTAACGGTTCGCAATGCCATCTTCATGGGAGTATCTGCCTAATTCATTTGGATGGAAAAAGTTCCACATTATAGAAGAAGCATTACCATTGCTGTGTTTACATGAAGCTTTGGACCCATGAAACTGAATTGCAAAGATGCAGTAGATCTTGGCTTCCTTTCAGGACCAAGAGCAAGCTCACCAAATACAGGGGCCCATTGCCTTGGAAGTTGGAACTCTAGAAATTGATGCAGTTCTTCAACTTGTGGTTTATCTGCATTCACAAGAAACACACAATGTGGTTAAATTCACTATTATATGTTTTCTATGACCTACCATATGTATGGATTAAAAGGGATGCatatatcaatttgatttaaCCTCTCCTGAGATTTAAGTTATATGACATCACTAccatgtattttattattttataaaatgtgatgtATAATATCACCTAATCTCAAGACATTATTGAAATGAAATTTTGACTTTTGAGCAAAAATTAAATAAGTAGACGACTAAACATGCCATGCTTACACCGAAGATATAGATTAATGGCATGTGTTAAAAATCCACTCCCATTTATTCCATTAAGTAGAGATGTAATTGGTATGAATGACATTGAGATAACATCAGGCTGAGATAAAACACTTTGACACCATTCCTTATGGGACAAGTTATTTTTCCCACTTCCACCTTTCCTCCTGCACATGAACTTTATATCTTGCACCTAAAATGTTTGAGGAAGAgccataaattaaaaaagaatgagAATTATGAGCATAATGCCAAACTATATGCTCTAGTTAGTAAATTAAGTTAATTTATAAGTAGTGAGTGTAAAAGTTCTTTAAGTGGCTGATTAAGGAAGAAAATTATCCATGGTAATGATATTAGAATCTGTAATATAGGAAACATAAAAATGTTTGTCATATAACATGAAGACTCTGAACCCAGCAAAAATTCAAAGTTATAAAACAAACTTACCTCTAATTCGGAGTACGAACGAGATCGAATGTTCATGAGAGGTAACTCATTCTCCTTCATAATCAGAAAAAGAACGATGGAGAAGAGAAATTAGACGTGGCTTGATGCAAATTAGAAGAACAATAAACATATTGGAAAACTTCAAACCTTTTCCTTCCCATGAAATCTCACATTATTTGTGCTATAATGTCCAACTCCATCACTGAAAAACTTGTCTGCTATCTCCTTCAATTTTTTCTGTACATCAGCAGGCTGGAGAGTAGACGAGTACTGCTGCTTTGCAAAGATTATATCCGTTCCACCTACTTTCACACCAACTATAACATGGGTTCCATACTTCTCAATGAACCTGAAATTATAATATGAAAGAACATTACTTAAGCTACAAGAAACACAACCATTGGCTGAGATGTTAAGCCCACCGAATCCTATAGGTGATGCTGGCTAAATAAAACCAACAACTATTTATAAGGTTTTGCAAATTGCAACTATGAAAAGCCTAGGATGTGCTAACTTGCTATGCAACAACATAAACTCTAGTTCTTGTTGTATTTAGCTTTCAAGATATCTTTAGTTTTTACGGTTTAGAATTTAGGGGTTTGGGATACTTGTTTTGACACATCAACATTGCACCATCTTGAGTACTGCCTATCATATTCTTCGCAGCTTAGATATACTTTTGAGACATAAACATCATCTTGAATGGTTGCATAGATATAAGGCAAGGGGTCCAAGAATCTCCAACAATAGTTACTAGTAAACAAAAGATGCAAACACTAAAAGAATCTCCAAATACGATACTTCCTTTGTTCTCTTTTATTAGCACCGTTACATTTTGGTATATCATCGGATAAACTGTACTTAGATACATTGATTCAACGATATACCAAAAAGTGACACAGATAG
This region of Arachis hypogaea cultivar Tifrunner chromosome 8, arahy.Tifrunner.gnm2.J5K5, whole genome shotgun sequence genomic DNA includes:
- the LOC112708000 gene encoding MACPF domain-containing protein At4g24290 isoform X2 is translated as MALWKGMDSREAIEGAVKSIGMGYDLCNSLRLRHCKKQRLITGIEENDEHDELRSVEVARRVLIPNVPKSIKCDKGDRTRLCSDVLSFQQMSEQFNQDLSLSGKIPTGHFNDAFEFTGVWQKDAANTKTLAFDGVYITLCDIALEKTQVVLQDYVKNAVPSSWDPAALARFIEKYGTHVIVGVKVGGTDIIFAKQQYSSTLQPADVQKKLKEIADKFFSDGVGHYSTNNENELPLMNIRSRSYSELEVQDIKFMCRRKGGSGKNNLSHKEWCQSVLSQPDVISMSFIPITSLLNGINGSGFLTHAINLYLRYKPQVEELHQFLEFQLPRQWAPVFGELALGPERKPRSTASLQFSFMGPKLHVNTAMVDVGKKPVTGLRLYLEGKRSNHLAIHLQHLSSMPKTFQLQDDLDGNVSDHSAERKYYEKVQWKSFSHVCTAPVESYEDNSVVTGAHLEVRETGLKKVLFLKLHFSRVIGATRVKAPEWEGSPGLNQKSGIVSTLISTHFSTVQKPAPPRPSDVIVNSALYPGGPPVPTQMPKLLKFVDTTEMTRGPQDPPGYWVVSGARLLVEKGKISLKVKYSLLTVILPDEETPSY
- the LOC112708000 gene encoding MACPF domain-containing protein At4g24290 isoform X1, translated to MALWKGMDSREAIEGAVKSIGMGYDLCNSLRLRHCKKQRLITGIEENDEHDELRSVEVARRVLIPNVPKSIKCDKGDRTRLCSDVLSFQQMSEQFNQDLSLSGKIPTGHFNDAFEFTGVWQKDAANTKTLAFDGVYITLCDIALEKTQVVLQDYVKNAVPSSWDPAALARFIEKYGTHVIVGVKVGGTDIIFAKQQYSSTLQPADVQKKLKEIADKFFSDGVGHYSTNNVRFHGKEKENELPLMNIRSRSYSELEVQDIKFMCRRKGGSGKNNLSHKEWCQSVLSQPDVISMSFIPITSLLNGINGSGFLTHAINLYLRYKPQVEELHQFLEFQLPRQWAPVFGELALGPERKPRSTASLQFSFMGPKLHVNTAMVDVGKKPVTGLRLYLEGKRSNHLAIHLQHLSSMPKTFQLQDDLDGNVSDHSAERKYYEKVQWKSFSHVCTAPVESYEDNSVVTGAHLEVRETGLKKVLFLKLHFSRVIGATRVKAPEWEGSPGLNQKSGIVSTLISTHFSTVQKPAPPRPSDVIVNSALYPGGPPVPTQMPKLLKFVDTTEMTRGPQDPPGYWVVSGARLLVEKGKISLKVKYSLLTVILPDEETPSY